The Canis lupus dingo isolate Sandy chromosome 26, ASM325472v2, whole genome shotgun sequence genome has a segment encoding these proteins:
- the SDSL gene encoding serine dehydratase-like isoform X3, whose translation MDHSRTGCAKAEHFHVVTPLLESWALSQVAGVTVFLKCENVQPAGSFKIRGIGHFCQEVAKKGCRHLVCSSGGNAGIAAAYAARKLGIPATIVLPEGTSPQVVKRLQGEGAEVQLTGKVWDEASLKAQELAKRDGWVNVHPFDHRLIWEGHASLVRELKAALGTPPGALVLAVGGGGLLAGVSAGLAEVGWQHVPIIAVETRGAHCFNAAIKAGRLVTLPEITSVAKSLGAKTVAARALECTQELEIISEVVEDVQAVSAVQRFLDDERILVEPACGAALAVIYSGLLERLQAEGRLHSPLASVVVIVCGGNSINSGGLQALKAQLSQS comes from the exons ATGGATCACTCTCGAACAGGCTGTGCTAAGGCTGAGCACTTCCACGTGGTCACGCCTCTGCTGGAGAGCTGGGCACTTTCCCAGGTGGCAGGTGTGACTGTCTTCCTCAAGTGCGAGAATGTGCAGCCGGCCGGCTCCTTCAAGATCCGGGGCATTGGGCATTTCTGCCAGGAG GTGGCCAAGAAGGGATGCAGACACCTGGTGTGTTCCTCAG GGGGCAACGCAGGCATTGCAGCTGCTTATGCTGCTCGGAAGCTGGGCATCCCTGCCACCATTGTGCTCCCTGAGGGCACCTCCCCGCAGGTGGTGAAgaggctgcagggggagggggcagaggttCAGCTGACTGGAAAG GTTTGGGACGAGGCCAGTCTGAAGGCACAAGAGTTGGCCAAGAGGGATGGTTGGGTGAATGTCCATCCATTTGACCACCGTCTGATCTG ggaAGGCCATGCCAGCCTGGTGcgagagctgaaggcagcactgggGACTCCACCAGGGGCCCTGGTGCTGGCAGTAGGGGGTGGAGGGCTCCTGGCTGGGGTGTCAGCTGGCCTGGCAGAGGTGGGCTGGCAGCATGTGCCCATCATTGCTGTGGAGACCCGAGGGGCACACTGTTTCAATGCAGCCATCAAGGCGGGCAGGCTAGTCACGCTGCCAGAAATCACCAG TGTGGCCAAGAGCTTGGGTGCCAAGACTGTGGCAGCAAGGGCCCTGGAGTGCACGCAGGAGCTGGAGATCATCTCTGAGGTGGTGGAGGATGTCCAGGCTGTGAGCGCTGTGCAGCGGTTCCTGG ATGACGAGCGCATACTGGTGGAGCCTGCCTGCGGGGCAGCTTTGGCTGTCATCTACTCAGGCCTCCTGGAGAGGCTCCAGGCTGAGGGCCGCTTGCACTCCCCGCTGGCCTCGGTTGTGGTCATTGTGTGTGGAGGCAATAGCATCAATAGCGGAGGGTTACAGGCTCTGAAGGCCCAGCTGAGTCAGAGCTGA
- the SDSL gene encoding serine dehydratase-like isoform X1, which translates to MIGKNVSSGKAGAASDMCAPKSGTSWHIVGPLGVAGMDHSRTGCAKAEHFHVVTPLLESWALSQVAGVTVFLKCENVQPAGSFKIRGIGHFCQEVAKKGCRHLVCSSGGNAGIAAAYAARKLGIPATIVLPEGTSPQVVKRLQGEGAEVQLTGKVWDEASLKAQELAKRDGWVNVHPFDHRLIWEGHASLVRELKAALGTPPGALVLAVGGGGLLAGVSAGLAEVGWQHVPIIAVETRGAHCFNAAIKAGRLVTLPEITSVAKSLGAKTVAARALECTQELEIISEVVEDVQAVSAVQRFLDDERILVEPACGAALAVIYSGLLERLQAEGRLHSPLASVVVIVCGGNSINSGGLQALKAQLSQS; encoded by the exons ATGATTGGAAAG AATGTGAGCTCTGGCAAAGCAGGGGCTGCCTCTGACATGTGCGCTCCAAAATCTGGAAcctcctggcacatagtag GCCCCCTGGGGGTTGCTGGGATGGATCACTCTCGAACAGGCTGTGCTAAGGCTGAGCACTTCCACGTGGTCACGCCTCTGCTGGAGAGCTGGGCACTTTCCCAGGTGGCAGGTGTGACTGTCTTCCTCAAGTGCGAGAATGTGCAGCCGGCCGGCTCCTTCAAGATCCGGGGCATTGGGCATTTCTGCCAGGAG GTGGCCAAGAAGGGATGCAGACACCTGGTGTGTTCCTCAG GGGGCAACGCAGGCATTGCAGCTGCTTATGCTGCTCGGAAGCTGGGCATCCCTGCCACCATTGTGCTCCCTGAGGGCACCTCCCCGCAGGTGGTGAAgaggctgcagggggagggggcagaggttCAGCTGACTGGAAAG GTTTGGGACGAGGCCAGTCTGAAGGCACAAGAGTTGGCCAAGAGGGATGGTTGGGTGAATGTCCATCCATTTGACCACCGTCTGATCTG ggaAGGCCATGCCAGCCTGGTGcgagagctgaaggcagcactgggGACTCCACCAGGGGCCCTGGTGCTGGCAGTAGGGGGTGGAGGGCTCCTGGCTGGGGTGTCAGCTGGCCTGGCAGAGGTGGGCTGGCAGCATGTGCCCATCATTGCTGTGGAGACCCGAGGGGCACACTGTTTCAATGCAGCCATCAAGGCGGGCAGGCTAGTCACGCTGCCAGAAATCACCAG TGTGGCCAAGAGCTTGGGTGCCAAGACTGTGGCAGCAAGGGCCCTGGAGTGCACGCAGGAGCTGGAGATCATCTCTGAGGTGGTGGAGGATGTCCAGGCTGTGAGCGCTGTGCAGCGGTTCCTGG ATGACGAGCGCATACTGGTGGAGCCTGCCTGCGGGGCAGCTTTGGCTGTCATCTACTCAGGCCTCCTGGAGAGGCTCCAGGCTGAGGGCCGCTTGCACTCCCCGCTGGCCTCGGTTGTGGTCATTGTGTGTGGAGGCAATAGCATCAATAGCGGAGGGTTACAGGCTCTGAAGGCCCAGCTGAGTCAGAGCTGA
- the SDSL gene encoding serine dehydratase-like isoform X2: MCAPKSGTSWHIVGPLGVAGMDHSRTGCAKAEHFHVVTPLLESWALSQVAGVTVFLKCENVQPAGSFKIRGIGHFCQEVAKKGCRHLVCSSGGNAGIAAAYAARKLGIPATIVLPEGTSPQVVKRLQGEGAEVQLTGKVWDEASLKAQELAKRDGWVNVHPFDHRLIWEGHASLVRELKAALGTPPGALVLAVGGGGLLAGVSAGLAEVGWQHVPIIAVETRGAHCFNAAIKAGRLVTLPEITSVAKSLGAKTVAARALECTQELEIISEVVEDVQAVSAVQRFLDDERILVEPACGAALAVIYSGLLERLQAEGRLHSPLASVVVIVCGGNSINSGGLQALKAQLSQS, encoded by the exons ATGTGCGCTCCAAAATCTGGAAcctcctggcacatagtag GCCCCCTGGGGGTTGCTGGGATGGATCACTCTCGAACAGGCTGTGCTAAGGCTGAGCACTTCCACGTGGTCACGCCTCTGCTGGAGAGCTGGGCACTTTCCCAGGTGGCAGGTGTGACTGTCTTCCTCAAGTGCGAGAATGTGCAGCCGGCCGGCTCCTTCAAGATCCGGGGCATTGGGCATTTCTGCCAGGAG GTGGCCAAGAAGGGATGCAGACACCTGGTGTGTTCCTCAG GGGGCAACGCAGGCATTGCAGCTGCTTATGCTGCTCGGAAGCTGGGCATCCCTGCCACCATTGTGCTCCCTGAGGGCACCTCCCCGCAGGTGGTGAAgaggctgcagggggagggggcagaggttCAGCTGACTGGAAAG GTTTGGGACGAGGCCAGTCTGAAGGCACAAGAGTTGGCCAAGAGGGATGGTTGGGTGAATGTCCATCCATTTGACCACCGTCTGATCTG ggaAGGCCATGCCAGCCTGGTGcgagagctgaaggcagcactgggGACTCCACCAGGGGCCCTGGTGCTGGCAGTAGGGGGTGGAGGGCTCCTGGCTGGGGTGTCAGCTGGCCTGGCAGAGGTGGGCTGGCAGCATGTGCCCATCATTGCTGTGGAGACCCGAGGGGCACACTGTTTCAATGCAGCCATCAAGGCGGGCAGGCTAGTCACGCTGCCAGAAATCACCAG TGTGGCCAAGAGCTTGGGTGCCAAGACTGTGGCAGCAAGGGCCCTGGAGTGCACGCAGGAGCTGGAGATCATCTCTGAGGTGGTGGAGGATGTCCAGGCTGTGAGCGCTGTGCAGCGGTTCCTGG ATGACGAGCGCATACTGGTGGAGCCTGCCTGCGGGGCAGCTTTGGCTGTCATCTACTCAGGCCTCCTGGAGAGGCTCCAGGCTGAGGGCCGCTTGCACTCCCCGCTGGCCTCGGTTGTGGTCATTGTGTGTGGAGGCAATAGCATCAATAGCGGAGGGTTACAGGCTCTGAAGGCCCAGCTGAGTCAGAGCTGA